The Episyrphus balteatus chromosome 4, idEpiBalt1.1, whole genome shotgun sequence genome includes a window with the following:
- the LOC129918959 gene encoding uncharacterized protein LOC129918959, whose translation MCSSTNSSARHKNSTTISFHHQNAQPQPCAFRKIKIKKNYTKTTTHGFGKYSGDQFQTSMTEFTVRNFPPRHPERVKRILCLVEATIPECDPQTCSVCTLRPLVDVFALIQTTFNNSMSSIKMTSETPCPPHYWMKSVRVAIKMCKFVLQINCEESILFPSTVVCMKRLSFV comes from the exons ATGTGTAGTagcacaaattcttcggcacgccacaaaaattccaccaccatttctttccatcatcaaaatgcacaacctcagccttgtgcattcagaaaaattaaaataaaaaaaaattatacaaaaaccaCCACCCATGGATTTGGAAAATATAG tggagatcaattccagacatcaatGACTGAGTTTACAGTTCGAAATTTTCCTCCACGCCATCCAGAACGAGTGAAACGAATCTTATGTTTAGTAGAGGCTACAATACCTGAGTGTGATCCACAGACTTGTAGT gtcTGCACCCTCCGACCACTTGTTGATGTGTTCGCTCTAATCCAAACAACATTCAACAATTCTATGTCGAGTATAAAAATGACGTCAGAGACTCCTTGCCCGCCACACTATTGGATGAAGTCCGTTCGAGTGGCAATCAAGATGTGCAAGTTCGTATTACAAATAAATTGCGAGGAAAGCATTTTGTTCCCCTCAACAGTTGTGTGCATGAAGCGACTCTCCTTCGTTTAG
- the LOC129918626 gene encoding telomerase Cajal body protein 1 homolog codes for MDTSSNSSYIEQTKVDQTNSTVVEVPDLSMEPDNFHSVEESQIAITFDVSAVSEETSLDDKTQYTSQIDSIIEEDVSVSMDTSTALLEDPSQNGTNPTAIEESDENFFFKKNLLELGRYMWETNHEKQCYTKGCLWSPDGTCCLVPVHLDGMHLIELPSDLYQGKVSPNRGITKLSSAVHVKEGGTVYDCSWYPFMNSQYPETCCWLASRQHEPIQMWDAFNGDLRASYRGYDDVDEIEAAISVIFSPDGEHVLGGYKKCIRIFDTDIPGRSCTKLVTKQAISAFALTSQTKDIITTGSWNGVISLFDKRMPNMGSLHSLFGHNGGITFLKYSNDGNVLFSGARKDNGLCLWDMRDFSKPMAVLSRSVSSNQRIYFDLSPQNEWLLSGDSEGLIRMWNLNNIEEKRSFRVHGDSCNGVSFHPNRPIIASSAGQFHFLDQIDDKCTEERVVEYENSLIFWWIEPRNS; via the exons ATGGATACATCATCAAATTCCTCATATATCGAACAAACGAAAGTTGACCAAACGAACAGCACCGTTGTAGAGGTACCAGATCTGTCCATGGAACCGGATAACTTCCATTCGGTCGAAGAATCGCAAATAGCAATTACATTTGATGTGAGTGCCGTTTCCGAAGAAACATCACTCGACGATAAAACACAATACACTAGCCAAATCGATAGTATAATCGAAGAAGACGTTAGTGTATCCATGGACACATCGACTGCTCTATTAGAAGACCCAAGTCAAAATGGAACAAATCCAACAGCAATTGAAGAATCTGATGAGaactttttcttcaaaaaaaatttattagaacTTGGTCGTTACATGTGGGAAACAAATCACGAAAAACAGTGTTATACTAAAGGGTGCCTTTGGTCGCCAGATGGTACATGTTGTTTAGTGCCTGTTCATTTAGATG GAATGCATCTTATTGAACTGCCGTCGGATCTCTACCAAGGAAAAGTTTCTCCCAACAGAGGTATTACCAAACTATCGAGCGCTGTGCACGTTAAAGAAGGCGGCACAGTCTACGATTGTTCATGGTATCCATTTATGAATAGCCAATATCCAGAAACATGTTG CTGGTTGGCTTCGAGACAACACGAACCTATTCAAATGTGGGATGCCTTCAACGGTGACCTTAGAGCCTCATACCGTGGTTATGACGACGTAGATGAAATAGAAGCCGCCATATCTGTGATATTCTCTCCCGATGGTGAGCATGTGCTCGGAGGATACAAGAAGTGTATTCGCATATTCGACACCGATAT TCCAGGAAGAAGTTGTACAAAGTTAGTGACCAAGCAAGCCATATCCGCTTTTGCACTGACGTCACAAACTAAAGACATTATAACCACTGGTTCGTGGAACGGTGTAATCAGTCTGTTCGACAAACGAATGCCAAACATGGGAAGCTTGCATTCTCTGTTTGGTCATAATGGTGGCATAACATTTCTGAAATATTCAAATGATGGAAACGTATTGTTTAGTGGCGCTAGAAAAGACAATGGACTTTGTTTATGGGATATGAGAGATTTTTCTAAACCTATGGCAGTGCTAAGTAGGAGTGTATCGAGCAACCAAAGGATATACTTTGATTTGAGTCCTCAAAACGAATGGTTGCTTAGTGGAGACTCGGAAGGTTTGATAAGGATGTGGAATCTAAACAATATTGAAGAAAAACGTTCG tTCCGAGTTCATGGTGACTCTTGTAATGGGGTTAGCTTTCATCCAAATAGACCAATAATAGCAAGTTCTGCGGGACAGTTTCATTTTCTTGATCAGATTGACGACAAATGCACAGAAGAGAGAGTCGTTGAATATGAAAATTCGCTTATATTCTGGTGGATTGAACCACGAAATAGTTAA